The following proteins come from a genomic window of Corallococcus sp. NCRR:
- a CDS encoding TIGR02300 family protein, with translation MPAKDLGTKHTCFKCGTKFYDMKKPDPICPKCGADQRENVVAKPTEGRRGRLAATPKVIEPEPEETPAAEEDEENLDSFGEDEDAEAGAEPAEDEDL, from the coding sequence ATGCCGGCGAAGGATCTCGGGACCAAGCACACGTGCTTCAAGTGCGGGACGAAGTTCTACGACATGAAGAAGCCGGACCCCATCTGCCCCAAGTGCGGGGCGGATCAGCGGGAGAACGTGGTCGCCAAGCCCACCGAGGGCCGGCGTGGCCGCCTGGCTGCCACTCCGAAGGTCATCGAGCCCGAGCCCGAGGAGACGCCCGCGGCCGAGGAGGACGAGGAGAACCTCGACTCCTTCGGTGAGGACGAGGACGCCGAGGCCGGCGCCGAGCCCGCCGAAGACGAAGACCTGTAG
- a CDS encoding carboxypeptidase regulatory-like domain-containing protein, protein MSSLRLRPLLAPALLLAAAACRESPPPPAPSATPPPAAAAPRPAGPVKWGEIEGRVVLTGTPPQAPSAPTTATVASVCGDQAEDRSLVVGGEGALAHAVVSLQDGARLAEPETPAPQPVLDQKQCHYEPPALAAKAGGELLLRNSDPLVHNVRAQSGTNRSVFNVAMPLEGMTLRRPLPAEPGTVQVRCDVHPWMRAVVRTFDHPYFTTTAPDGRFRMRVPEGTHTVVFWHDRLPETSRTVTVRAGETVQVDQTWGVEALRQAGSGK, encoded by the coding sequence GTGTCCAGCCTCCGCCTCCGCCCCCTCCTGGCCCCCGCGCTCCTCCTCGCCGCCGCGGCCTGCCGCGAATCCCCGCCGCCGCCGGCCCCCTCTGCCACGCCCCCTCCCGCCGCCGCCGCGCCGCGCCCCGCCGGGCCGGTGAAGTGGGGCGAAATCGAGGGGCGGGTGGTGCTGACCGGGACGCCTCCCCAGGCCCCCAGCGCGCCGACCACCGCCACCGTCGCCAGCGTGTGCGGCGACCAGGCGGAGGATCGCTCGCTGGTGGTGGGCGGGGAGGGCGCCCTGGCCCACGCCGTCGTCTCGCTTCAAGACGGCGCCAGGCTCGCCGAGCCGGAGACGCCGGCGCCGCAGCCCGTGCTGGACCAGAAGCAGTGCCACTACGAACCGCCCGCGCTCGCGGCGAAGGCCGGCGGCGAGCTGCTGCTGCGCAACTCCGACCCGCTGGTGCACAACGTGCGCGCCCAGTCCGGGACGAACCGTTCCGTCTTCAACGTCGCCATGCCCCTGGAGGGCATGACCCTGCGCCGCCCCCTGCCCGCCGAACCGGGCACCGTCCAGGTCCGCTGCGACGTGCACCCCTGGATGCGCGCGGTGGTCCGCACCTTCGACCACCCGTACTTCACCACCACTGCCCCGGACGGCCGCTTCCGGATGCGCGTCCCGGAGGGGACCCACACGGTGGTCTTCTGGCACGACCGGCTGCCCGAAACGTCCCGGACCGTCACCGTCCGCGCGGGGGAGACCGTCCAGGTTGATCAGACCTGGGGCGTGGAAGCGCTGCGTCAGGCCGGCTCGGGGAAATAG
- a CDS encoding zinc ribbon domain-containing protein: MREKLKALAELQKVDLEVASLRKAADVHPRQISELERELGVARNGIETERTRVADLEKQKALLEQNITDEKDKVKKWEARLSDQRSTREYSALAREIDIAKKGILTQSEALTEKVKELGQAREAIKGKEADYATKQQGLSGRMTELRGKLGESESQVKELEGRRAEVAANVDATLLRRYEVIRKKKLPAMVGVVAGTCQGCNMNLPPQMYNMLRTSLGTDVCPSCNRIIFAVEALQEPKEAAEK; the protein is encoded by the coding sequence TTGCGGGAGAAACTGAAGGCCTTGGCGGAGCTGCAGAAGGTGGACCTCGAGGTCGCCTCGCTCCGCAAGGCGGCGGACGTGCACCCCCGTCAGATTTCCGAGCTGGAGCGGGAGCTGGGGGTCGCGCGCAATGGCATCGAGACCGAGCGGACACGCGTCGCCGACCTCGAGAAGCAGAAGGCCCTGCTCGAGCAGAACATCACGGACGAGAAGGACAAGGTGAAGAAGTGGGAAGCGCGCCTGTCCGACCAGCGCTCCACCCGTGAGTACTCGGCGCTCGCTCGCGAAATCGACATCGCGAAGAAGGGCATCCTCACCCAGTCCGAGGCGCTCACGGAGAAGGTGAAGGAGCTGGGCCAGGCTCGCGAGGCCATCAAGGGCAAGGAGGCGGACTACGCCACCAAGCAGCAGGGCCTGTCGGGCCGGATGACGGAGCTGCGCGGGAAGCTGGGCGAGTCCGAGTCCCAGGTGAAGGAGCTGGAGGGGCGCCGCGCGGAAGTCGCCGCGAACGTGGATGCCACCCTGCTCCGCCGCTACGAGGTCATCCGCAAGAAGAAGCTGCCCGCGATGGTGGGCGTGGTGGCCGGCACCTGCCAGGGCTGCAACATGAACCTGCCCCCGCAGATGTACAACATGCTGCGCACCTCGCTGGGCACCGACGTGTGCCCCTCGTGCAACCGCATCATCTTCGCCGTCGAAGCACTGCAGGAGCCGAAGGAAGCCGCCGAGAAGTAG
- a CDS encoding ribonuclease HI family protein has translation MPTPSLVDVLRHIAREEPLTATVRAFRGLTREHLGQLLDEAAEQLGGGPREAEASAPLTAPESTTAGIEVVTPAAGGTLNRVRVYSDGAARGNPGPAGAGAVVTNTEGAVVARLGKFLGHQTNNYAEYMGLLIGLQHAKSLGAREVEVFADSELLIRQLGGRYQVKSPTLKPLFQEAQKLLATFGKVKLAHVPRAQNAEADEMSNRAIDERM, from the coding sequence ATGCCGACCCCTTCGCTCGTCGACGTCCTCCGTCACATCGCCCGTGAGGAGCCGCTGACGGCGACGGTGCGCGCCTTTCGCGGGCTCACGCGCGAGCACCTGGGCCAGTTGCTGGACGAAGCCGCCGAGCAGCTGGGCGGCGGTCCACGCGAGGCCGAGGCTTCCGCCCCGCTGACGGCGCCCGAGTCCACGACCGCGGGCATCGAGGTCGTGACACCCGCGGCGGGTGGCACGCTCAACCGCGTGCGCGTCTATTCAGACGGAGCGGCGCGAGGCAACCCGGGCCCTGCCGGCGCGGGAGCGGTGGTGACGAACACCGAGGGCGCGGTGGTGGCGCGCCTGGGCAAGTTCCTGGGGCACCAGACGAACAACTACGCCGAGTACATGGGCCTGCTCATCGGCCTGCAGCACGCGAAGAGCCTGGGCGCCCGCGAGGTGGAGGTGTTCGCGGACAGCGAGCTGCTCATCCGTCAGCTGGGTGGCCGCTACCAGGTGAAGAGCCCCACGCTGAAGCCCCTGTTCCAGGAAGCGCAGAAGCTGCTGGCGACTTTCGGCAAGGTGAAGCTCGCCCACGTCCCCCGCGCGCAGAACGCGGAGGCGGACGAGATGAGCAACCGCGCCATCGACGAGCGGATGTAG
- a CDS encoding tetratricopeptide repeat protein, whose protein sequence is MSAPSTSPRRGWLLLGGIGVCALGIVGATRSLNADAEVLFVNALETKVTVIAGQERFTLAADAHTKRRLPIGELDVDIQGEKGSLTHETVFVTDEGGLFVYNVLGVAPLYSSSVTYTLNKTNTQEVAPRALAGTTFQHLGRIDYVLTSPPERLSMRKEEGRSTTRIHLGQAKGGWKTSFGWLMSLHRTADATRLVDGLWKALPETPDAENAVVTARMVLAREEGLLASLAMARAQRDAHPDDVDSNRLWVYDMRRAGRQDEVRAWYQAALDREPGSVSNAVFLSRVEPEPGATERLEKLVSDHPGDPLPLRTLATLHQRRQRWAEALPLLEAMEQSDPEYRDYQGGHADTLVALGRRKEAVRKLSEHLLQDAEQEELELTNVRLYAKLVGHAAQDGTANAVMRQLVEAAQKNEPEGLVGEWLAASLGQRVDATKLQAAPQGHPLAIATRVLMALAEEPEFAARAVAPVDLLSFRHIGVEAGLLLAAEFERQGDPALAVKMLDASRANVAYGELQDVLSGKLPVESLTLDWEERAALRLVLARQLDARGQDSRAAYARAKKEALLPGPVTIALEHWTRPKPSGAVAGDSVP, encoded by the coding sequence GTGAGCGCACCTTCGACTTCTCCCCGCCGGGGCTGGTTGTTGCTGGGCGGCATCGGTGTCTGCGCGCTCGGCATCGTGGGGGCGACCCGGTCCCTCAACGCCGATGCGGAGGTGCTCTTCGTCAACGCATTGGAAACGAAGGTCACCGTCATCGCGGGCCAGGAGCGCTTCACGCTCGCGGCGGATGCGCACACGAAGCGGCGGCTGCCCATTGGCGAACTGGACGTGGACATCCAGGGCGAGAAGGGCTCGCTGACGCACGAGACGGTGTTCGTGACCGACGAGGGCGGCCTCTTCGTCTACAACGTGCTGGGCGTCGCGCCGCTCTACAGTTCGTCCGTCACCTATACGTTGAACAAGACGAACACCCAGGAGGTGGCGCCCCGGGCCCTGGCGGGCACCACCTTCCAGCACCTGGGGCGCATCGACTACGTGCTCACCTCACCGCCCGAGCGGCTTTCGATGCGCAAGGAGGAGGGCCGGTCCACCACGCGCATCCATCTGGGGCAGGCGAAGGGCGGTTGGAAGACGAGCTTCGGCTGGCTGATGTCCCTCCACCGCACGGCGGATGCGACCCGTCTGGTGGATGGGCTCTGGAAGGCCCTGCCGGAGACCCCGGACGCGGAGAACGCGGTCGTCACCGCGAGGATGGTGCTCGCGCGCGAGGAAGGACTCCTCGCATCGCTCGCCATGGCGCGGGCGCAGCGTGACGCACATCCTGATGACGTGGATTCCAATCGGTTGTGGGTCTACGACATGCGTCGCGCCGGGCGTCAGGACGAGGTCCGCGCCTGGTACCAGGCCGCGCTGGATCGCGAGCCCGGCTCCGTGAGCAACGCCGTGTTCCTCTCGCGCGTGGAGCCCGAGCCCGGGGCCACGGAGCGGCTGGAGAAGCTGGTGAGCGACCATCCCGGGGATCCGCTCCCCCTCCGGACGTTGGCGACGCTTCACCAGCGTCGGCAGCGCTGGGCGGAGGCACTGCCGCTGCTGGAGGCGATGGAGCAGAGTGACCCCGAATACCGGGACTACCAGGGCGGGCACGCCGACACGCTGGTGGCGCTGGGACGCCGCAAGGAGGCGGTACGCAAGCTGTCGGAGCACCTGCTCCAGGATGCGGAGCAGGAGGAGCTGGAGCTGACGAACGTGCGGCTCTACGCGAAGCTGGTCGGGCACGCCGCGCAGGACGGCACCGCGAACGCGGTGATGCGGCAGCTCGTCGAAGCGGCCCAGAAGAACGAGCCGGAGGGGCTGGTGGGGGAGTGGCTCGCGGCTTCGCTCGGGCAGCGCGTGGACGCCACGAAGCTGCAAGCCGCACCGCAGGGGCATCCGCTCGCCATCGCGACGCGGGTGTTGATGGCGCTCGCCGAGGAGCCCGAGTTCGCCGCGCGGGCCGTGGCCCCCGTCGACCTCCTGAGCTTCCGCCACATCGGAGTCGAGGCGGGCCTGTTGCTGGCGGCGGAGTTCGAAAGGCAGGGGGACCCAGCGCTCGCGGTGAAGATGCTCGACGCGAGCCGCGCCAACGTGGCCTACGGCGAGTTGCAGGACGTGCTGAGCGGCAAGCTGCCAGTGGAATCCCTGACGCTGGACTGGGAAGAGCGCGCCGCGCTCCGCCTGGTCCTCGCGCGCCAATTGGATGCCCGGGGCCAGGACTCCCGGGCCGCCTACGCACGCGCGAAGAAGGAGGCCCTGCTGCCCGGACCCGTCACCATCGCGCTCGAACACTGGACCCGCCCCAAGCCGTCCGGCGCGGTGGCGGGGGACTCGGTGCCCTGA